Proteins found in one Ornithorhynchus anatinus isolate Pmale09 chromosome 8, mOrnAna1.pri.v4, whole genome shotgun sequence genomic segment:
- the TERB2 gene encoding telomere repeats-binding bouquet formation protein 2 isoform X1, producing the protein MALGHFILSPICSQNEIRSKIGSFIWEQNHFLLRQVSATPQYNQYRLIPYPKRPHNRPRHSSQTKQDGELVRTKRSILGDKSELEIQPQEDFPKSPKRHFSGSSDVGKQHSNTLQNYPVNNMVIDYISVDELKKFRGDLHDFIPGTSGYVAYILNEMDNFSVLKNKLKKK; encoded by the exons ATGGCTTTGGGTCACTTCATCCTCTCACCAATTTGCTCGCAAAACG AAATAAGAAGCAAAATTGGAAGTTTTATTTGGGAGCAGAACCATTTCTTGTTAAGACAG GTTTCAGCCACCCCACAGTACAACCAGTATCGTCTGATTCCTTACCCGAAGCGTCCGCACAACCGACCCCGACATTCCAGCCAAACCAAACAG GATGGTGAGTTAGTACGCACTAAAAGAAGTATCCTTGGGGACAAGAGTGAACTAGAAATTCAGccccaagaagacttccctaaaAG CCCAAAAAGACATTTCTCAGGATCTTCAGATGTGGGAAAGCAGCATTCTAATACTCTTCAGAATTACCCAGTAAACAACATGGTAATag ATTACATATCGGTCGATGAGCTGAAGAAATTCCGTGGGGATCTACATGACTTCATTCCTGGAACCTCAGGATATGTGGCTTATATTCTAAATGAAAtggacaatttctctgtgctaaaaaacaaattaaagaaaaaatga
- the TERB2 gene encoding telomere repeats-binding bouquet formation protein 2 isoform X2 yields the protein MALGHFILSPICSQNEIRSKIGSFIWEQNHFLLRQVSATPQYNQYRLIPYPKRPHNRPRHSSQTKQDGELVRTKRSILGDKSELEIQPQEDFPKRLHIGR from the exons ATGGCTTTGGGTCACTTCATCCTCTCACCAATTTGCTCGCAAAACG AAATAAGAAGCAAAATTGGAAGTTTTATTTGGGAGCAGAACCATTTCTTGTTAAGACAG GTTTCAGCCACCCCACAGTACAACCAGTATCGTCTGATTCCTTACCCGAAGCGTCCGCACAACCGACCCCGACATTCCAGCCAAACCAAACAG GATGGTGAGTTAGTACGCACTAAAAGAAGTATCCTTGGGGACAAGAGTGAACTAGAAATTCAGccccaagaagacttccctaaaAG ATTACATATCGGTCGATGA